From the Pseudomonas sp. VD-NE ins genome, the window CAGGTCCCGGTTAACGCCGCCAGAAGCCTGTCCTTCGCCCATCGGCAGGACCAGGAGCGCAGTGGCACCCTCGCCGGCCATTTGCCGGGCTGGCTGATCAGACTCAAGGCAAACGAGCGTAGCTCGCTGAAACAGAATATCGAGGCGTACATCGCGGCGATGCGCCAAAGCCACGCGCTCATGACCCTCGCGCTGGAACCCCGTGACGACTTTACCCGCCGCCACCTGCACGCCCGGCTGCGCAAGGATTTTTCCCTCGAAGGCCACTTTTCCGTAGAGGTCGAATTGCCCGACTCGACCAAAATCGAACAGGTTCCCGAATCGGGGCCCGGTGGCGTCAGGACTACGACGACTATTGTGGCTAGCAAGACTTACAGCAAAATGTCACTGGAAGACTTGGCCCAGCTCAATATCGACAACGTGCACTCAGTGCTCAATGACTCACTGTCGCAGCGCCTGATTTTCCTGCGGCTGGAGGTCACCGCGACGCTGAAACAGGATCGCATTCGCCTGCTCAACGGCATCAAATTGCCCTATTTGCGCAAAGTCTTGCCGGAACTCGACCTGCCAAAAGCCTATGAGCAGAAGATCCACGACGCCTTCAGGGGCGCCGCCAGCGAGGCGGATTTTGTCAAACAACATCGCCGGGAAAGCCTGATCGAGCCCTGGCGTCTGATGCTCAAAATACAAAGCGAAAATGCGCGCCTGCAAAAACACCTCAGAGACGATGAGGCCGCGCTGCTGAACATCGCCATTGATGCCAATACCGAACAAGCGTGGCAAGCCAACGGCAAGCGCCTTGTCCTGTTGCCGGTGTCGCTGAAAGTGGGCGGCAAGGACACCCCCGGCGAAGGTCCGGTGACCCTGTCCGGCGTCAGCCTGATCGAAGAACAGATCAGCGGCGTCACCCTCTTGTATCTGCCAGACAGCCACGACGGGCAGTTTTTCCGCCGCTACGGCACGCTCGAAGCGGCGCGCAAAGGCCTGTTCACCTTGTGCGGGAGTGACAAGTGGATCGAGTACCTGGCGAACAGGGCTTTGCAGGGCAACGTCAGGGCCCATGTCAGCCGTATCGGTCAGGCCGTGGAAAAAAACTTCGACGCCATCATCGAAGTGGGTGCGCGCTGGCCGGCGACTACCTCATTCGCCGCGCACCTGCTCGATGTGCACATGGGGCGCCTGGTCGAAGCCCATCGCGGCACTTCGCGCTCCAATGATGAACTGTTCTTCGAGCGCTATGCGTTGAAAGGCCCGCGCGCCTTCAACTACATAAAAATGGCATTGGGGATGGTGCCTTTCGTCGGCACTGCGCTGGCCCTTTATCAGGCCTGGACCGCGGCCAATCAGGCCACCGCCGCGTTCCTGCGTGGTGAGGTGGCGGACGGTCTGGCGGAAATCGAGTCCATGTTGCTGTCGTTGATCGACGCCTTGATGGATCTGCTCCCGGGCGAAGCGGTGGCCTCGACACTCTCACGAACGACACGCGCGCTGACCCGGACTCGTCAGCTCCACGCGCTGGTCGGCAACGTGGCGACACTGCACGGCAGAACGCAGCGTCAGGCCAGGCATGTGCTGGCGCGCTTCAAGGATTACGATTATGAAAAGCCGATTTCCCTGGCAGGAATAGAACCCGCCAGCCACGGCCTCTACCGAGGGATCTACCGGCACGCCGACGGCGACTTCATCGAACGTCAGGGACGCCTTTATCAAGTGGAGCTGGACCGGGGTTCGCGCATTTGGCGTCTGTCCGGCAACTCGCAAAAAACCTATAAACAGCCGATCGCACTGGATGAAACCGGGCACTGGGACACCTGGTTCGGCGTCTACGGGACAACCCTTGAAGGCGGCCTGCCGGGTGGTGGCAATCTCGTCGGGCGTGTCGCCGATGCGCTGGACTCTTACTGGCCACCGGCGATCCGGCAACGCTTGCCGCGCTGGCTGATCGATCGTGACTTTCGCCGCCGGCGTCAACTGACCGCCACGGCTAATGAACTGGCTGGCCAACAGAAGGCCAGAGGAACAAAAAGCGATCGGACGCTCAGCCTCTACAGCGAAGCCGGGTTAGAGGAACGCCCAGCCCTGTGGGCGGCTGCCGAAGCCGCTTGCGTTGGCGATATCCAGATAGCCCGGCAGCGCTATCAGACATTGACGGAGCTGATTGAGCTGACCCCAGGCAGAAAGCGCAAGGAGATTATCCAAGTGCGAAGCAAGGCCGCATGGTTACTGACTGATCGCTATCGGCGGCGCGCCATTCACGCCGCAGAGAGTACTCAAACCCTGAAACTCAAGCTCAAGAAACTGAGGCAGGCATACAACGCGTTGCCATCCGACGCACTGGCTCAGCGCTCGAAAAGCCTGGAAGAGATACGGCTGATGCGTATCGAGATCGTGGAAAAGCTCGACCATATACAAGCGTTCAAGGAGCAGATGAACCACTGGTATGAACGCATGCAGGCAAAACACCGGCCGAAGATTTCCGCATTCGTCGACAGCTCCAACTCCCACTCCAGTCACAACGAAGCAAGCCTGTTGTACTGGAAAACCTCCCAACGCCTTGAAATCGTCAAGAAAGCCGGCAGCCTTGAAGATGTGTCGTGGGACTATCTGGCCGAGCTGGCAGAACCCCTTCGCCGCAAAATCGATCATGCCCTGTTCAACCAGTACAACCTGCCGAACATCATTGCCACGAAGAGCGAACGTAATCGTATTCTTCAAGAATGCGTCGACGCGTGCAGCGAGTTTCGTCGCGAGATGGCCGTCTGGACCGCCAGTTACCCGCAATTCTTTCATCTGGAAGTGGTCGATCCCTTGCTGGACGGCATTGACCGACTG encodes:
- a CDS encoding dermonecrotic toxin domain-containing protein, translated to MPDRLILDELRAPSPLPETVEHLPKTIDDSLLLQASQRWHASSEGLRDLFAASPALRDSVNELLRQQLQLDGEKTGLRFAATDDEPEHTVSLTDACAFVVQHPTLETDLDQRCSVTGLRSNHPLYALKPVQLLEKLKALDPRKSHEIRWAAFWDARAPRTPMSRRARATQLYRAHFEATAHTALAHQTISAVQLKTLQQIIDSSASALSIDGQPVHTEKPALVLSNHSRVKLPGAWVISVGDVATAAPLLYLPSHPVSIQAFETRADLQTWLTAHVQIPTDLPKEILRFDYTAAVNPMVTGASDLFADRHHAQLDALSNANKGKPGIREHGARSLVHVELIDHQRSSAIIVAAPPKPVTPAIDIETDEKTLFGSLSAGIPLAVRQAALKRERDALERLQDNDRDGSRYQQCKDALKALETAEQAGETAATSLLYSESALDVTPANTALTALRQAHQDGLYAEARLQAALGQLDSAEHALLKAVLDTPVAAERDADITAASLTLTLTETKDETVTTQSEPLKGALVIGRKAALSDRASTSSLMLYWMGSGGGLQCFADRRTLEREVFRIMDRDSDLTLQLNPISTNPLHHCLNALMTDFEAKATSLRGKPEQADALELLRLGCLAHVQVPVNAARSLSFAHRQDQERSGTLAGHLPGWLIRLKANERSSLKQNIEAYIAAMRQSHALMTLALEPRDDFTRRHLHARLRKDFSLEGHFSVEVELPDSTKIEQVPESGPGGVRTTTTIVASKTYSKMSLEDLAQLNIDNVHSVLNDSLSQRLIFLRLEVTATLKQDRIRLLNGIKLPYLRKVLPELDLPKAYEQKIHDAFRGAASEADFVKQHRRESLIEPWRLMLKIQSENARLQKHLRDDEAALLNIAIDANTEQAWQANGKRLVLLPVSLKVGGKDTPGEGPVTLSGVSLIEEQISGVTLLYLPDSHDGQFFRRYGTLEAARKGLFTLCGSDKWIEYLANRALQGNVRAHVSRIGQAVEKNFDAIIEVGARWPATTSFAAHLLDVHMGRLVEAHRGTSRSNDELFFERYALKGPRAFNYIKMALGMVPFVGTALALYQAWTAANQATAAFLRGEVADGLAEIESMLLSLIDALMDLLPGEAVASTLSRTTRALTRTRQLHALVGNVATLHGRTQRQARHVLARFKDYDYEKPISLAGIEPASHGLYRGIYRHADGDFIERQGRLYQVELDRGSRIWRLSGNSQKTYKQPIALDETGHWDTWFGVYGTTLEGGLPGGGNLVGRVADALDSYWPPAIRQRLPRWLIDRDFRRRRQLTATANELAGQQKARGTKSDRTLSLYSEAGLEERPALWAAAEAACVGDIQIARQRYQTLTELIELTPGRKRKEIIQVRSKAAWLLTDRYRRRAIHAAESTQTLKLKLKKLRQAYNALPSDALAQRSKSLEEIRLMRIEIVEKLDHIQAFKEQMNHWYERMQAKHRPKISAFVDSSNSHSSHNEASLLYWKTSQRLEIVKKAGSLEDVSWDYLAELAEPLRRKIDHALFNQYNLPNIIATKSERNRILQECVDACSEFRREMAVWTASYPQFFHLEVVDPLLDGIDRLAARARAGINKPPEKRVAGQPLQRIFITEDNQLRHGVEQWDNVTQTRRYTSTGPRGHEEIWEQGADGRLRLTNPQNIAIRSPAGLSLAQLVTEAQERLDNLPAYRATVQSNADRGMLPINLEHMMTSQAGELNDRANRIAAKSAQHPLIQQLRTRAGELVMEGRAIRTHRSLSSLRPTDGMLDDLIGQRAVEIRRWKSIKKLSDYQGEPNYMQEYEIWNMNAQPEQLWWYAHFHYNASDRPFRDFKRAHLKLLKDQRLTHADDPDLLDSRIEQQSIVLIHFERV